A region from the Triticum aestivum cultivar Chinese Spring chromosome 3D, IWGSC CS RefSeq v2.1, whole genome shotgun sequence genome encodes:
- the LOC123076328 gene encoding uncharacterized protein At4g28440-like, whose translation MATATAERTTVFMKVGDLRPGTSTGHTLLVKVLSSKIKTETKTVVTRFGPAARPTRIAECLVGDETGCILFTACNDQVDMLKPGNTVILWDAKLGMPKGIMKLAVDKRGLVEVTEPTSFDVKEDNNFSLVEYV comes from the exons atggctacggcgacgGCAGAGCGGACGACGGTGTTCATGAAGGTGGGAGATCTCAGGCCCGGGACGTCGACCGGCCACACGCTTCTCGTTAAGGTGctaagctccaagatcaagaccgAGACCAAGACCGTGGTGACCCGCTTTGGCCCAGCGGCGAGGCCCACGAGGATCGCCGAGTGCCTCGTCGGCGATGAGACGGGATGCATCCTCTTTACCGCCTGCAACGACCAGG TTGACATGCTGAAGCCCGGCAACACCGTTATTCTTTGGGATGCAAAGCTTGGCATGCCCAAGGGGATAATGAAGCTAGCTGTTGACAAACGGGGGCTTGTTGAAGTCACTGAACCGACAAGCTTCGATGTGAAGGAGGACAACAATTTCTCACTTGTGGAGTACGTGTAA